GTGACCGCGGACTCGGACCACGGTGCCGGGCTGGGTGCCCGGCTCGATGGTCACGGTCGCGGTGCTGCCCAGAACGGTGTCCACCTGAACTTCGCCTCCCAGCGCGGCGTCGGCCATCGGGACGCGGACGGTGCAGTGCAGATCGTCGCCGTCTCGAACGAAGACGTCGTCGACGGCTTCGCTGACCTCGACGTAGAGGTCGCCTGCGGGACCGCCGCCCGGTCCGACCTCACCCTGGCCGGTGAGGCGGACGCGCATGCCCTCTTGGACGCCCGCTGGGATCTTGACTGTCATCGTGCGTCGGGAGCGGACGCGGCCGTCGCCACCGCACTTGAGGCAGGGGTCCGGGATGATCTCACCGGCGCCGCGGCACTCGGGGCATTCGCGGACTGTCATGACTTGACCGAGGAACGAGCGCTGAACCGACTGGATCTCTCCGGCGCCCTTGCAGGTTCCACACGTCACCGGCTTCGAGTCGTCGCGGGTGCCCGATCCGGTGCACGAGTCGCAGAGGATCGCGGTGTCGACGGTGATCTCCTTGCGAGCACCCTCGGCCACCTCGTCGAGATCGAGGGTGACGCCGACCAGCGCGGGTTCACCTGGGCGCACGCGGCCGCGCGGTCCTCGTCCGCTGCCACCGCCGAAGCCGCCTCCGCCTCCCCCGAAGAAGGTCTGGAAGATGTCTCCGAGCCCACCTCCGCCGAACGGATCGCCGCCGAAGCCGCCTCCGCCCGGACCAGCCAGCGGGTCGCCGCCCGCGTCGACCACGCGACGCTTCTCCGGATCGGACAGCACTTCGTAGGCGGTGGTCACCTCTTTGAACCGGTCCTCGGCGTCCGGGTTGACGTCGGGGTGCAGTTCGCGGGCGAGCTTCCGGTACGCGCGCTTGATCTCCTGATCAGTCGCGCCCTGCGCCACGCCGAGAATGCCGTAGTAATCACGAGCCACGGTGAAAATCGTCCTTACACATAACTATCGATCGGCGAGAACTTCGCCGACGTACTTCGCAACCGCGGCGACCGACGCGATTGTTCCCGGATAGTCCATCCGGGTGGGGCCGACCACACCGACGCTGCCGAACACTGTGCCCGAAGCACCGTACCCGGTTGAGACGACGGACGTGTTCCGCAGGTTCTCGGTGTTGGTCTCCTCGCCGATCTGCACGGTGACGGTGCCGGTCCGCTGAGTGTGCGCCAAGAGCCTCAGGACCACCACTTGCTCTTCGAGAGCTTCGAGGACCGTGTCCATGCCGCCGGTCGCGGGGGTGAAGTCGGCGGCCGACCGTGCGAGGTTCGATGTGCCGCCGAGCACCAGCCGGTCCTCGCTTCGCTCGACGAGCGTCTCCACCAGCACTGTCGCGACCGTCACGACCGGCTCCTGCAGTTCACGCGGTGCATGAGTCGCGAGTTCGGCTACGGCGACCGAAGCGTCCTCCAGACGTTGCCCGTCGAGGGCTTTGGAGAACATGTCGCGCAGGGTCGCCAACGTGTGGTCGTCGATCGGAGCTCGGAGCGTCGCCATGCGCTGCTCAACACGCCCGGTGTCGGTGATGACGACGAGCAGCAGTCGAGAAGGACTCAACGCCACCACTTCGAGATGTCGGACGCGCGCCGTCGACAGCACCGGGTACTGGATGACGGCAACCTGGCGGGTCAACTGCGCGAGCAGTTTCACCGACCGACGCAGCACGTCGTCGAGGTCGACACCGGAGTCGAGGACGGTGAGGATCGCACGTCGTTCCGCCGACGACAGCGGTTTGATCTCGCTGATCCTGTCCACGAACAGGCGATATCCCTTGTCGGTCGGCACACGTCCCGAACTCGTGTGGGGTTGGGTGATGTATCCCTCGGCCTCGAGGAACGCCATGTCGTTGCGGACCGTCGCACTGGACACGCCGAGCTGATGCCGCTCGACGAGAGCCTTCGATCCGATCGGCTCCTGGGTGTCCACGAAGTCGGTGACGATGGCGTGCAGGATCTCGAAGCGACGGTCGTCTGCTGTCGACACCGGGCACCTCCTCGCGCTGTTGCATAGAGTGGACATGTTCATTCTACGAAACCGACTTCAAAGGCCAGGCGGCGATGATCTTCAAGGGCGTTCACGACGGGAAGCCCTACCCTGATCACGGCCTGACCCCACGCGAATGGGCGAAGATTCCACCTCGCCAATTCCGCTTGGATCAGCTGACACCGGTCACCACGGTTTTGGCCCTGGACAAACTGCTGTCGGAAGACTCGACGTTCTACGGCGATCTGTTCTCGCATGTCGTGCAGTTCCAGGACGTCCTGTACCTGGAGGACGGCCTTCACCGCGCCGTCCGGTCGGCTCTGCGGAACCGCACGACGATCCACGCCCGCCTGTTCGATCTCGATGCCCATCTGGCTCGTCTCGGGAAGCTGCCGGGACAGGACGAGCTCGACCTGGAGACGACAGCCCCGCTGAGTCCGGTCTCCACGCCTCTCCCCGTCCACCCGCGACGCCGAGTCCGCACCGCGGGCGTCCATCGCCTCGACTGAGCTCTTCTGCCCGCCGAACGTCACGCCCCATCGTGATTCAGGCCAATGATGCTTGGGACGGAAGCGGATTCGGGCTTCCACTGTCCCGCGTGTGACTCCCTGCTGCGTGCCTCACCTCAGCGAACGTTCCTCAACACGACCGACCAGCCTGAGCTCAGGCTGGTCAGTGACGTTGAAGCACGATTGGGAGACTGTCTCGACTCCGCTTGAAGAAACGACCGTCAGGCCCGCGCGAGCGGGTTGAGGAGGATCGGCAACCGGGCGCCCGCGCGCCACAGGACGGCCGCACTCGAATACGGACGCCGCTGAACCTCAACCTTCATCGCGTCACAGAACGCCTGCGTGAAGCCGTCGCGCGAGTGGGCCGCCTCGGTGACGGCGACGAGTCCCGCATCGAGCTCACGTAGTCGGTGTCCCACGACGTCGAGGTTCACTGCCGAGTGAAGGCACCGCGCGATCGGTTCGGTCGGCGTCGCAGGATGAAAGTGGACAGCGATCGCACCACGCACGACGTCTGCATCGGCCGACGATCGGTGGCGAGCGACGAGAGCAGCCGCAGCATCGCCCCCGATGGCGGCGAAGCACCCGTACCCGTCGACGTCGGGTCCGCCGAGCGCCAGGTCGTGCAGCATAGTCGCCGCCCAGAGCTGCTCAGGATCGGCGACGAGCCCATCGACCTCGGCGAACGCCGCTGCCCACTGGAAGCATCGGCGGCTGTGTGCGAGCATCTCGCGCGAGAGTTCGTCGGACGCGCGTTCAGCGACCTCCATGGCGAACCTCGAATCGGGCGGCGACACCAGCTGCCCGCCCGAACCCGTCGGAACTCGGCGCAACTGACCTGGAACAGCCCTTGCAGCTGCCGCAGCCGCCGACATCGCGGCGGCGAGCCGCTCGGACCGAGTGAGCTCACCGATCCTCATTCGACGCCGATCCGCGAGGCCAGGTCGGACCGCACCATGGCGAGAAGCTCCTCGACCTCTGCGGCCGTCGCGAAGCCCTGCGCCCCGAGCGCGATCATCCCGTTCACCGTCCCCCACAGTCGGAGGGCTTCGATCCGCGCGGCCCGTCGGCTCAGAGTCGATGCGGCCACTGCCTCGTCCACGACGCCGGTGAGCAGAGTCCGAACCACGCGACGCGCCTCGTCCACGAGATCGGAGTCGCCGCTGCCCACGTCGGACAGTCCCAGGATCCGGAAGGCGTCGGGATTGTGTGCGTGAAAGCGCAGGTAGGCATCGAAGACCGCCAGTTCAACTGGCCCGTCTGCCGTCGAGATGGCATCCGCCATCTCCTTCGCGTGATCCCTGGCGATCCGGCACGCCAGCGCAGCGTAGACGTCGGCCTTGCCGCCGGGGAAGTTCGCATAGATGGAGCTGAGGGCGACATCGGCGACGCGCGCCAGTTCGTCGACGGATGTCTGCCGGAAGCCGTTGGTCGCGAACAGGGCGGCGGCCGCGTCGAGAACCGCCTTGTGAGTACGGCGTCGACGACGGTCGGTCGGCTCGATCAGCGGAACTGTCATGCACAAAACGTAACAGCACTATCTATTCGTAGTCCAATTATGATTTCATAACCACACTACGACTCGAAGGAGATAGCATGACTGATGAACCCGCCACTGGATCCGAGGCGATGCGGATGTTCTTTCCAGGTTCACCGTTCATCGGAACCCTCGGCGTCGAGGTCATCGACCTCGGCGAAGGCACGGCGCGGTTGCGCATGCCGTTCGTCGACGCGAACACGACGATCGGCCCGATGGTTCACGGCGGCGCGATCGCGGCATGCATCGACCTCGGCATCATGGCCGCCGCTTGGGCAGGCCAAGGACCTGTTCCCGAACAATTGCGCGGGGTGACCGTGTCCATGTCAGTCAACTTCATCGCACCGGCGATGAACGACGACATCGAGATCATCGGCACCCGTCTGCGACGCGGCCGCAAGCTGTCGCACTGCTCGGTGGAAATCCGGACGAGGTCCGACGATCAACTCGTCGCCACCGGATCGGGCGTCTACCAGGTCGGCTGACCCCGGCCGTGGGGCCTTCCCTGGTCGACGAGCGACGGAACACGTCAGTCGAGAATGTCCCGGACCACGCCGTCTGCGAGGAGGCGGCCTCGGTCGGTGAGGACGTAGGCGTCCGACTCGACGACCAGGAGTCCGGCGACCACCGCGATGTCGGCACGTGCGCGTTCGGCATCGTCGAGCATGCTCGCAGCCAGCCCCTCACGCATCCGGAGACGGAGCATCACCGCTTCGGTGTGCACGTCCTCGGCCGAGAGGATCTCCTGGCCCCCGATCGGAAGCCTGCCCTCGGCGAGTGATGCCGAGTAGGTCGCGGGGTGCTTCTGATTCCACCAGCGCACACCGTTGACGTGGGAATGCGCGCCCGGGCCGACACCCCACCAGTCATCGCTCCGCCAGTACGCCTCGTTGTGCCTGCATGCCGAATCCGACTGCGGCCGGGCCCAGTTCGACACCTCGTACCACGTGAGGCCGGCCGCCGAGAGCCGGGCGTCGAGCATCTCGTAGCGGGCAGCGAGGACGTCGTCGTCGGGCATGGGCACCTCACCGCGTCGCACTTTCCGCGCGAATGCCGTTCCGTCCTCGACGATGAGCGCGTATGCGGACACGTGATCGACCGGCACGGACAGCACAGCGTCGATGGATGCGGCGAGATCGGAGTCCGACTCCCCCGGCGTTCCGTAGATGAGGTCGAGATTCAGATGCTCGAAGCCGGCGTCGACGGCCTCCCGCGCCGCTTGCAGCGCACGTCCCGGAGTGTGCGTGCGCTCCAACACCGAGAGAACGTGCGGCGCGGCGGACTGCATGCCGAGCGAGATCCGCGTGAATCCCGCCTCACGGAGTCGACCGAAGAACTCCGGCGACGTCGACTCGGGGTTCGACTCGGTCGTCACCTCCGCTCCGGGCGCGAGATCGAACGAGTCCCGGACCGCGCCGAGGAGCTCCGAGAGCCCTTCGCCGCCGAGCAACGACGGCGTGCCTCCGCCGACGAACACCGTCGACACTGCTCGCGCGGGCGTCAGCAACGCGGCAGCCGAGTCGAGTTCGCGGCGAACCCCCTCCAACCACGACTGTGGGGACGACGACGAGCCGAGCTCGCCGGCGGTGTACGTGTTGAAGTCGCAGTAGCCACAGCGCGTCGCACAGAACGGGACATGCAGGTAGAGACCGAACGGACGACCCTCGTCCACCGCGCCGAACGCCTCCAGCGCCTGTTCCGAGAGCCGCTCAGGGGCCTGCCGATTCACCACTGAACCATCATCCCGCATCCAGCTCGAGCAGGTAAATCGACTCTGCCGCGGTAATTAACATCACCATGATCGAAAATAACCCCAAGTAGACGACTCGCCATCGCGCGTGGCACTATGGAGGACGTGACTTCCCCAGGAGTGTGGCTCGCCGAGCGGCGGCACATCGACCTCAAGCGCGTGTGCAGCGCTTTCTGTCGGCTCTAGCCGACGATCCGACCGTTTCCGTGCAGTTCTGCGCGTAGAGACAAGCGGTCCACGATCGGCCCGCCTCCTGGCCCAGCCGATTCTCGTCACTCATTCTGATTTTCAGCCCGACGCCGTGCTGCCCTGCCCGCAGTATGTCTTGTAGGAGAATTCATGACGCTCACGTCAACCGAGTCGGCCGACGCCGCAGCCGACGCTCCCGCAGCGCCGCGCAAGCGTGCGCGGCCGGTGAAGCGCAAATCTGAGGGCCAGTGGGCACTCGGCTATCGCACGCCGCTCAATCCGAACGAGCAGAACAAGCGCGATGACAATCCGCTGAACGTCCGTGCCCGCATCGAGAACATCTATTCGAAGCAGGGTTTCGATTCGATCGACAAGGCCGACCTGCGTGGGCGCATGCGCTGGTGGGGTCTGTACACCCAGCGCGAGCAGGGCTACGACGGCACCTACACCGGTGACGAGAACATCGATCTCCTCGAGGCCCGGTACTTCATGATGCGAGTGCGGTGCGACGGCGGCAAGCTCGACGCCGCCCAGGTGCGCACTCTCGGTGGGATCTCGACGGAGTTCGGCCGGGACACCGCCGACATCTCAGACCGTGAGAACGTCCAGTACCACTGGATCGAGATCGAGAACGTTCCCGAGATCTGGAAGCGGCTCGAAGCCGTCGGCCTCAAGACGACCGAGGCGTGTGGCGACTGCCCCCGCGTCGTCCTCGGATCGCCGCTCGCCGGCGAATCGTTCGACGAAGTCCTCGACCCGACTCCGGCGATCGACGAGATCGTCCGGCGCTACATCGGCGACCCCGCGTACTCGAATCTGCCGCGCAAGTTCAAGACGGCGATCTCCGGCCAGCAGGACGTCGTCCACGAGATCAACGACGTCGCGTTCATCGGCGTGAATCACCCCGAGCACGGACCCGGTCTCGACCTGTGGGTCGGAGGCGGCCTGTCGACGAACCCGATGCTCGCCCAGCGGGTTGGCGTGTGGGTGCCGCTCGACGAGGTGCCCGACGTGTGGGAAGGCGTCGTCTCGATCTTCCGCGACTACGGATACCGCCGCCTGCGTTCCAAGGCACGCCTGAAGTTCCTGATCAAGGACTGGGGCATCGAGAAGTTCCGCCAGGTCCTCGAGGACGAGTACCTGAAGCGGAAACTGATCGACGGTCCCGCGCCCGAGCAGCCTGCCCGCCCGAT
This genomic window from Gordonia sp. PDNC005 contains:
- the hemW gene encoding radical SAM family heme chaperone HemW; its protein translation is MVNRQAPERLSEQALEAFGAVDEGRPFGLYLHVPFCATRCGYCDFNTYTAGELGSSSSPQSWLEGVRRELDSAAALLTPARAVSTVFVGGGTPSLLGGEGLSELLGAVRDSFDLAPGAEVTTESNPESTSPEFFGRLREAGFTRISLGMQSAAPHVLSVLERTHTPGRALQAAREAVDAGFEHLNLDLIYGTPGESDSDLAASIDAVLSVPVDHVSAYALIVEDGTAFARKVRRGEVPMPDDDVLAARYEMLDARLSAAGLTWYEVSNWARPQSDSACRHNEAYWRSDDWWGVGPGAHSHVNGVRWWNQKHPATYSASLAEGRLPIGGQEILSAEDVHTEAVMLRLRMREGLAASMLDDAERARADIAVVAGLLVVESDAYVLTDRGRLLADGVVRDILD
- a CDS encoding PaaI family thioesterase, whose amino-acid sequence is MTDEPATGSEAMRMFFPGSPFIGTLGVEVIDLGEGTARLRMPFVDANTTIGPMVHGGAIAACIDLGIMAAAWAGQGPVPEQLRGVTVSMSVNFIAPAMNDDIEIIGTRLRRGRKLSHCSVEIRTRSDDQLVATGSGVYQVG
- a CDS encoding type II toxin-antitoxin system VapB family antitoxin; protein product: MIFKGVHDGKPYPDHGLTPREWAKIPPRQFRLDQLTPVTTVLALDKLLSEDSTFYGDLFSHVVQFQDVLYLEDGLHRAVRSALRNRTTIHARLFDLDAHLARLGKLPGQDELDLETTAPLSPVSTPLPVHPRRRVRTAGVHRLD
- a CDS encoding nitrite/sulfite reductase, whose protein sequence is MTLTSTESADAAADAPAAPRKRARPVKRKSEGQWALGYRTPLNPNEQNKRDDNPLNVRARIENIYSKQGFDSIDKADLRGRMRWWGLYTQREQGYDGTYTGDENIDLLEARYFMMRVRCDGGKLDAAQVRTLGGISTEFGRDTADISDRENVQYHWIEIENVPEIWKRLEAVGLKTTEACGDCPRVVLGSPLAGESFDEVLDPTPAIDEIVRRYIGDPAYSNLPRKFKTAISGQQDVVHEINDVAFIGVNHPEHGPGLDLWVGGGLSTNPMLAQRVGVWVPLDEVPDVWEGVVSIFRDYGYRRLRSKARLKFLIKDWGIEKFRQVLEDEYLKRKLIDGPAPEQPARPIDHIGVQKLRNGLNAVGFTPIAGRVSGTILTKVADAMDRVGSDRASFTPYQKLIVLDVPDDQVESLIDELAPLGLQARASNWRRNLLACSGIEFCKLSFVETRKRSQVLAPDLEERLADINAQLDVPITVNINGCPNSCGRSQIADIGFKGQLVENDQGEQVEGYQVHLGGSLGLDSGFGRKLRQHKVVSVDLGDYIERVVRNFIEHREDGERFAVWAVRAEEEHLR
- the dnaJ gene encoding molecular chaperone DnaJ; this encodes MARDYYGILGVAQGATDQEIKRAYRKLARELHPDVNPDAEDRFKEVTTAYEVLSDPEKRRVVDAGGDPLAGPGGGGFGGDPFGGGGLGDIFQTFFGGGGGGFGGGSGRGPRGRVRPGEPALVGVTLDLDEVAEGARKEITVDTAILCDSCTGSGTRDDSKPVTCGTCKGAGEIQSVQRSFLGQVMTVRECPECRGAGEIIPDPCLKCGGDGRVRSRRTMTVKIPAGVQEGMRVRLTGQGEVGPGGGPAGDLYVEVSEAVDDVFVRDGDDLHCTVRVPMADAALGGEVQVDTVLGSTATVTIEPGTQPGTVVRVRGHGMPHLNTGMRGDLHAHLEVVVPRKVDSAQADLLRSLRDAIGDDVEIVTASSKSASGGLFSKLRNAFVGR
- the hrcA gene encoding heat-inducible transcriptional repressor HrcA; this encodes MSTADDRRFEILHAIVTDFVDTQEPIGSKALVERHQLGVSSATVRNDMAFLEAEGYITQPHTSSGRVPTDKGYRLFVDRISEIKPLSSAERRAILTVLDSGVDLDDVLRRSVKLLAQLTRQVAVIQYPVLSTARVRHLEVVALSPSRLLLVVITDTGRVEQRMATLRAPIDDHTLATLRDMFSKALDGQRLEDASVAVAELATHAPRELQEPVVTVATVLVETLVERSEDRLVLGGTSNLARSAADFTPATGGMDTVLEALEEQVVVLRLLAHTQRTGTVTVQIGEETNTENLRNTSVVSTGYGASGTVFGSVGVVGPTRMDYPGTIASVAAVAKYVGEVLADR
- a CDS encoding TetR/AcrR family transcriptional regulator; the encoded protein is MTVPLIEPTDRRRRRTHKAVLDAAAALFATNGFRQTSVDELARVADVALSSIYANFPGGKADVYAALACRIARDHAKEMADAISTADGPVELAVFDAYLRFHAHNPDAFRILGLSDVGSGDSDLVDEARRVVRTLLTGVVDEAVAASTLSRRAARIEALRLWGTVNGMIALGAQGFATAAEVEELLAMVRSDLASRIGVE